A single region of the Arthrobacter sp. zg-Y20 genome encodes:
- a CDS encoding glycosyltransferase family 1 protein — MRLAIDARFTRTDHHDGISRYGASMIEAVSEHADVLMLISDERQLALLPDLPWVRINSPLSPAELFVARRINRLGADAVFCPMQTMGSWGRKYPLILTLHDLIYYQNPAPPSFLPLPVRALWRLYHLAYWPQRLLLNRADVVATISETTRALMEQHRLTRRPVRILANAPQPGAVPRTADAPAEPSLLYMGSFMPYKNVETVIRGMEHLPGFTLHLLSRISDARRTELEALVPAGAQVRFHNGVTDEEYDHLLRRATALVTLSKAEGYGLPVIESMAVGTPVVASDIPIFREVSGGAALLVDPDDPAAFAGAVRELAVPERWQKASDAGLQRAGDYGWAASARQLMAAAGEAVRLFPGRRRRR; from the coding sequence ATGCGGCTGGCCATCGACGCCCGGTTTACCCGCACGGACCACCACGACGGGATCAGCCGCTACGGCGCCAGCATGATCGAAGCGGTCAGTGAACACGCCGATGTCCTGATGCTGATTTCGGACGAGCGGCAGCTGGCCCTGCTGCCGGACCTGCCGTGGGTCAGGATCAACAGTCCCCTGTCCCCCGCCGAACTGTTTGTGGCCCGGCGGATCAACCGGCTGGGGGCGGATGCGGTGTTCTGCCCCATGCAGACCATGGGCAGCTGGGGACGGAAGTACCCGCTGATCCTTACCCTGCACGACTTGATCTACTACCAGAACCCCGCCCCGCCGTCGTTCCTGCCGCTGCCGGTGCGTGCCCTGTGGCGGCTGTACCACCTGGCGTACTGGCCGCAGCGGCTCCTGCTGAACCGGGCCGACGTCGTTGCCACCATCAGCGAGACCACGCGGGCGCTGATGGAGCAGCACCGGCTGACCAGGCGGCCGGTCCGGATCCTTGCCAATGCACCGCAGCCAGGTGCCGTGCCGCGGACGGCGGATGCCCCTGCGGAACCGTCGCTGCTGTATATGGGTTCGTTTATGCCGTACAAGAATGTGGAAACGGTTATCCGCGGCATGGAGCACCTGCCCGGGTTCACGCTGCACCTGCTCAGCCGGATCAGCGATGCACGGCGGACGGAACTGGAGGCCCTGGTTCCGGCCGGGGCGCAGGTGCGGTTCCACAACGGGGTGACCGATGAGGAATACGATCACCTGCTGCGGCGGGCAACGGCCCTGGTGACCCTGTCCAAGGCCGAGGGCTACGGGCTGCCGGTGATCGAGTCAATGGCGGTGGGCACCCCGGTGGTGGCCAGCGACATTCCGATTTTCCGGGAGGTATCCGGCGGCGCGGCCCTGCTGGTGGATCCGGACGACCCGGCCGCGTTCGCCGGTGCCGTCCGTGAGCTGGCGGTGCCGGAGCGCTGGCAGAAGGCGTCCGACGCCGGCCTGCAGCGGGCGGGCGACTACGGATGGGCGGCTTCCGCGCGGCAGCTGATGGCAGCGGCCGGGGAGGCTGTACGCCTGTTCCCCGGCCGCCGACGTCGTCGTTAG
- a CDS encoding alpha/beta hydrolase, producing MSASAVTLARNAVVRSFTVAGTEQFCWDFSPLDDAGAPPVLMVHGFRGDHHGLLRIVESLPRHRVLVPDLPGFGIGSALPGRHDVPAYASFVREALAALDLGPDTVLLGHSFGSIISSHLAAQSPELISELVLVNPICEPALEGPKGITSKAAELYYRASAALPERPGMALLRSPLIVRGMSIMMAKTRDPGLRRWIHGQHDAYFSAFANRAVVLDAFRASISATVRDVAAQLAMPVLLIAAEQDDLGSVKGQRKLAAMIPDAELHILPGVGHLVHYEKPAEAAAIIEDFLSRRHT from the coding sequence ATGTCCGCTTCGGCCGTGACCTTGGCGCGCAACGCCGTCGTCCGCTCCTTTACCGTGGCGGGCACCGAGCAGTTCTGCTGGGACTTCAGCCCGCTCGACGACGCCGGCGCACCTCCCGTTTTGATGGTCCACGGCTTCCGCGGCGACCACCACGGGCTGCTCCGCATAGTGGAATCCCTCCCCCGCCACCGGGTCCTGGTGCCCGACCTTCCCGGGTTCGGCATTGGCTCCGCCCTGCCCGGCCGGCACGATGTTCCGGCCTACGCCTCCTTTGTCCGGGAGGCCCTCGCCGCATTGGACCTGGGCCCGGACACGGTGCTGCTGGGCCACTCTTTCGGTTCGATCATCTCCTCGCACCTCGCGGCACAGTCCCCGGAGCTGATCAGCGAACTGGTGCTGGTCAACCCCATCTGTGAGCCTGCCCTGGAGGGACCCAAGGGCATCACCAGCAAGGCGGCGGAGCTGTACTACCGGGCCAGTGCCGCCCTGCCGGAGAGGCCCGGCATGGCACTGCTGCGCAGCCCGCTGATTGTCCGCGGCATGAGCATCATGATGGCCAAGACCCGTGATCCGGGGTTGCGCCGCTGGATCCACGGCCAGCATGATGCGTATTTCAGTGCCTTCGCCAACCGCGCGGTGGTCCTGGACGCGTTCCGGGCCTCCATCTCCGCCACGGTGCGCGACGTCGCCGCGCAGCTGGCGATGCCGGTGCTGCTGATCGCTGCGGAACAGGACGACCTCGGATCCGTGAAGGGCCAGCGGAAGCTGGCGGCTATGATTCCAGACGCTGAGCTGCACATCCTTCCCGGGGTGGGGCATCTGGTGCACTATGAAAAACCGGCCGAAGCGGCAGCAATAATCGAAGATTTCCTGTCCCGGAGGCACACATGA